In a genomic window of Flavobacteriales bacterium:
- a CDS encoding trypsin-like peptidase domain-containing protein translates to MPDGGQVFVYNEAGEVLGAFTAESNPGHTELGVTQLPGDRITIEYIEPFAVRGEGRLRIGQVTHAYRDLFRTLKGFGTSGSCNNNVICPEGDPWRPQIRSVAMITVGGSGICTGQLINNCNNDGTPYFLTANHCLGGNNSWVFRFNWNSPVCSPTTNAPTNQTVSGSTLKANNAASDVALLQLNSTPPASYNVFYTGWDKSGTAPTASTCIHHPDGDIKKISFDTNPATQASWGGAATWRIANWEDGTTEPGSSGSGLWNQNGLLIGQLYGGTASCSNNINDYFGRFSTSYQYLQTWLGNCGNTLQGYPLTVGMDEPTAAGELAIAPNPAQGSITIGLPTGMRNGGRLTVFDALGKLVAQRSLTSGVERVTFELGDQPAGLYFVEATAEGYHRVQRLVIAR, encoded by the coding sequence GTGCCCGATGGCGGCCAGGTCTTCGTGTACAACGAAGCGGGCGAAGTGCTTGGCGCTTTCACGGCCGAGAGCAATCCCGGCCACACGGAACTGGGCGTTACGCAACTGCCCGGCGACCGCATCACCATCGAGTACATCGAGCCTTTCGCCGTCCGCGGCGAAGGCCGCTTGCGCATCGGGCAGGTGACGCACGCTTATCGCGACCTGTTCCGCACCCTGAAAGGCTTCGGCACCAGCGGGAGCTGCAACAACAACGTGATCTGCCCCGAGGGCGATCCCTGGCGGCCGCAGATCCGGAGCGTGGCCATGATCACCGTGGGCGGAAGCGGCATCTGCACCGGGCAGCTGATCAACAACTGCAACAACGACGGCACCCCGTACTTCCTGACGGCGAATCACTGCTTGGGCGGCAACAATAGCTGGGTCTTCCGCTTCAATTGGAACAGCCCTGTCTGCAGCCCAACCACCAACGCGCCCACCAACCAGACCGTGAGCGGCAGCACCTTGAAGGCCAACAACGCAGCGAGCGACGTGGCCCTGCTCCAACTCAACAGCACGCCGCCCGCCAGCTACAATGTGTTCTACACTGGCTGGGACAAGAGCGGCACCGCCCCAACGGCCAGCACCTGCATCCACCATCCGGATGGTGACATCAAGAAGATCAGCTTCGACACCAACCCCGCCACCCAGGCGAGCTGGGGCGGCGCCGCCACCTGGCGCATCGCCAATTGGGAGGACGGCACCACCGAGCCGGGCAGCAGCGGCAGCGGCCTCTGGAACCAGAATGGCCTGCTCATCGGGCAGCTCTATGGTGGCACTGCTTCATGCAGCAACAACATCAACGATTACTTCGGGCGCTTCAGCACCAGCTACCAGTACCTGCAGACGTGGTTGGGCAACTGCGGCAACACGCTCCAAGGCTACCCGCTCACCGTGGGCATGGATGAGCCGACAGCTGCCGGTGAGCTGGCCATTGCCCCGAACCCTGCGCAAGGCTCCATCACTATTGGCCTTCCAACCGGCATGCGCAATGGCGGTCGGCTCACGGTATTCGATGCCTTGGGCAAGCTAGTCGCGCAGCGCAGCCTCACCAGCGGAGTCGAGCGCGTGACCTTTGAACTGGGCGACCAGCCTGCAGGCCTGTACTTCGTGGAGGCCACGGCCGAGGGATACCACCGCGTGCAGCGCCTGGTGATCGCGCGCTGA
- the uvrB gene encoding excinuclease ABC subunit UvrB, translating to MPFQLISEFTPTGDQPEAIRQLVEGLRDGVPAQTLLGVTGSGKTFTVANVIAQVDRPTLILSHNKTLAAQLYGEFKHFFPNDRVEYFVSYYDYYQPEAYLPTTNTYIEKDLSVNEEIEKLRLSASSALLSGRRNVIVVASVSCIYGIGNPAEFKHTVVELNKGMKVSRNALLHRFVSALYSRKDIEPGRGNFRVKGDVVEVFLAYADEGIRIHFWGDELERIERFDLGTTKTLETVDQVTIYPANIFVTSRETLNGAIHSIQEDMVKQVAFFQEIGKHLEAKRLEERVSHDLEMMRELGYCSGIENYSRYFDRRETGQRPFCLLDYFPDDFLMVIDESHVTVSQVQAMYGGDRSRKRNLVEYGFRLPSAMDNRPLKFEEFEGMMGQTLFVSATPADYELQRSEGVVVEQVVRPTGLLDPPIEVRPSKDQIDDLLEEIRNRTKKDERVLVTTLTKRMAEELDEFLRRNGVKCKYIHSDVETLERIEILRQLRLGMIDVLVGVNLLREGLDLPEVSLVAVLDADKEGFLRSNRSLTQTAGRAARNVNGLVVFYADKITDSMRRTIDETERRRAKQMAYNAEHGITPTQIKRDRADVLKQTSVLEIQGPTPKAYLEPEPVYSLAADPVMQYMSTDQLEKNAALLEAQMRKAAKELDFIAAAQLRDELFAVQKLMELRLQAKP from the coding sequence ATGCCTTTCCAACTCATATCAGAATTCACCCCGACCGGCGACCAGCCCGAGGCCATCCGGCAATTGGTGGAAGGATTGCGCGATGGCGTGCCGGCGCAGACACTGCTCGGCGTCACCGGATCGGGCAAGACCTTCACCGTGGCGAACGTGATCGCGCAGGTCGATCGCCCCACGCTGATCCTGAGTCATAACAAGACGCTGGCCGCTCAGCTCTATGGCGAGTTCAAGCACTTCTTCCCGAACGACCGCGTGGAGTACTTCGTGAGCTATTACGACTACTACCAGCCCGAGGCCTACCTGCCCACCACCAACACCTACATCGAGAAGGACCTCTCGGTGAATGAAGAGATCGAGAAGCTCCGGCTCAGCGCATCGAGCGCGCTGCTGAGCGGAAGGCGCAACGTGATCGTGGTGGCCAGCGTGAGCTGCATCTACGGCATTGGCAATCCAGCGGAGTTCAAGCACACGGTGGTGGAGCTGAACAAGGGCATGAAGGTGAGCCGCAATGCGCTGCTCCACCGCTTCGTTTCGGCGCTGTACAGTCGCAAGGACATTGAGCCTGGTCGCGGCAACTTCCGCGTGAAGGGCGATGTGGTGGAGGTCTTCCTCGCGTACGCCGATGAAGGCATCCGCATCCACTTCTGGGGCGATGAACTGGAGCGGATCGAGCGCTTCGACCTGGGCACCACCAAGACGCTGGAGACCGTGGATCAAGTGACGATCTACCCGGCCAACATCTTCGTGACCAGCCGCGAGACGCTGAACGGCGCCATCCACAGCATCCAGGAGGACATGGTGAAGCAGGTCGCCTTCTTCCAGGAGATCGGCAAGCACCTGGAGGCGAAGCGCCTCGAGGAGCGCGTGAGCCACGACCTGGAGATGATGCGTGAACTGGGCTACTGCAGCGGCATCGAGAACTACAGCCGCTACTTCGACCGGCGTGAAACGGGCCAGCGCCCCTTCTGCCTCCTCGACTACTTCCCCGACGATTTCCTGATGGTCATCGACGAGAGCCACGTCACCGTGAGCCAGGTGCAGGCCATGTACGGCGGCGATCGCAGCCGCAAGCGCAACCTGGTGGAGTATGGCTTCCGCCTGCCCAGCGCGATGGACAATCGCCCGCTGAAATTCGAGGAGTTCGAGGGCATGATGGGACAGACCCTCTTCGTCAGCGCCACGCCAGCTGACTACGAATTGCAGCGCAGTGAGGGCGTGGTGGTGGAGCAAGTGGTGAGGCCAACGGGATTGCTCGACCCGCCCATTGAAGTGCGTCCGAGCAAGGACCAGATCGACGACCTGCTCGAAGAGATCCGCAACCGGACCAAGAAAGACGAGCGCGTGCTGGTGACCACCCTCACCAAGCGCATGGCGGAGGAGCTCGACGAGTTCCTGCGCAGGAACGGCGTGAAATGCAAGTACATCCACAGCGACGTGGAGACCCTTGAGCGGATCGAGATCCTGCGCCAGCTCCGCTTGGGCATGATTGACGTGCTCGTGGGCGTGAACCTCCTGCGCGAAGGCTTGGACCTGCCGGAGGTATCGCTCGTGGCCGTGCTCGATGCGGACAAAGAAGGTTTCCTCCGCAGCAACCGCTCGCTCACGCAGACCGCTGGCCGCGCGGCACGGAATGTCAATGGCCTGGTGGTCTTCTACGCGGACAAGATCACCGACAGCATGCGGCGCACCATTGATGAGACCGAGCGCCGCCGCGCCAAGCAGATGGCGTACAACGCGGAGCACGGCATCACGCCCACGCAGATCAAACGCGACAGGGCCGATGTGCTGAAGCAGACCTCGGTGCTCGAGATCCAAGGCCCCACGCCCAAAGCCTACCTCGAACCGGAACCGGTTTACAGCCTCGCCGCCGATCCGGTGATGCAATACATGAGCACCGATCAGTTGGAGAAGAATGCCGCTCTGCTTGAGGCGCAGATGCGCAAGGCGGCCAAGGAACTCGACTTCATCGCGGCGGCCCAGCTGCGCGATGAGTTGTTCGCCGTGCAGAAGCTCATGGAGCTTCGCCTGCAAGCGAAGCCGTGA
- a CDS encoding SUMF1/EgtB/PvdO family nonheme iron enzyme has product MRASVILLLISSSSSIAQPSGPSEIHRMVRLNDSIFVDRFEIGVADWLEFMHDGDGTAPDPTVLKELPYAYLFAPASGEARSFRSFGVFTRFRIGVRSDSLRARSQRHKAEGYAHYPIAGISYEQALDYCAWRGDRYNEMLRAQGDTMFTVIYELPKAREMDALLTEADSTNGICPLFNYDCAPCQAQLKMGRRRAFVHPGKELTPVTGYAPDALGLYNLRGNAAELTASRGVAKGGSFMEPAGQCAQGWSQPYDKPEPWLGFRCIARVKAH; this is encoded by the coding sequence ATGCGCGCATCCGTCATCCTCCTGCTCATCAGTTCGAGCAGTTCCATCGCACAGCCCAGCGGGCCCTCCGAGATCCATCGCATGGTGCGCTTGAATGACAGCATCTTCGTGGACCGCTTCGAGATCGGCGTGGCGGATTGGCTGGAATTCATGCACGACGGCGATGGCACTGCGCCGGATCCAACCGTGCTGAAGGAATTGCCCTATGCGTACCTGTTCGCTCCCGCCTCCGGCGAAGCGCGGAGCTTCCGCAGCTTCGGGGTCTTCACCCGCTTCCGGATCGGCGTTCGATCCGACAGCCTGCGCGCACGATCGCAGCGGCACAAGGCTGAAGGTTACGCCCATTATCCCATCGCCGGCATCAGCTACGAGCAAGCCCTTGACTATTGCGCCTGGCGAGGCGATCGGTACAACGAAATGCTTCGCGCGCAGGGAGACACCATGTTCACCGTCATCTACGAGCTCCCTAAGGCGCGCGAGATGGATGCGCTGCTCACGGAAGCAGATAGCACGAACGGGATCTGTCCCTTGTTCAATTACGACTGCGCGCCATGCCAGGCCCAATTGAAGATGGGTCGCCGCCGGGCCTTCGTCCATCCTGGGAAAGAACTCACCCCTGTCACCGGATACGCGCCGGACGCGCTCGGGCTGTACAACCTGCGAGGTAACGCGGCTGAGCTGACCGCCTCCCGTGGCGTTGCCAAGGGCGGGTCCTTCATGGAACCCGCTGGGCAATGCGCCCAAGGCTGGTCGCAGCCTTACGACAAGCCGGAGCCCTGGCTCGGCTTCCGTTGCATCGCTCGCGTGAAGGCCCACTAG
- a CDS encoding quinone-dependent dihydroorotate dehydrogenase — translation MYALLRPLLFLLPPERAHHLTFRLLGIASRIPGMLSLVGGAKPPRAAATDVMGLRFPSPVGLAAGMDKDARHVDALARIGFGFIEVGTLTPKPQPGNPQPRLFRLKKDRALINRMGFNNGGVHAAVERLRNRRPGIIVGGNIGKNKDTPNDRAIDDYIACFDALHDAVDYFVVNVSSPNTPGLRALQEKGPLLEILRALREKSIRPSTNTSSTPQASKPILLKIAPDLSDGQLDDIVAVVKESGIAGVIATNTTIERSGLHATQVELESVGAGGLSGAPVRARSTEVITCLRERLPRPTVIIGVGGIDSWEAAMEKLEAGADLVQVYTGLVYEGPSLVKRINRSFAAWKR, via the coding sequence ATGTACGCGCTGCTCCGTCCACTGCTCTTCCTGCTCCCTCCGGAGCGCGCTCATCACCTCACCTTCCGGCTGCTGGGCATCGCATCGCGCATTCCCGGCATGCTCTCGCTCGTGGGGGGAGCCAAGCCGCCGCGTGCCGCGGCCACCGACGTGATGGGCTTGCGCTTTCCATCGCCTGTAGGCCTCGCAGCGGGCATGGACAAGGATGCGAGACATGTGGATGCCCTCGCGCGCATCGGCTTCGGCTTCATCGAGGTGGGCACGCTCACGCCCAAGCCACAGCCCGGCAATCCGCAGCCGCGGCTTTTCAGGCTGAAGAAGGACCGTGCGCTCATCAATCGCATGGGCTTCAACAACGGCGGCGTGCACGCGGCCGTGGAACGCTTGCGCAATCGGAGGCCAGGGATCATCGTCGGCGGGAACATCGGCAAGAACAAGGACACTCCGAATGATCGGGCCATCGACGACTACATCGCCTGCTTCGATGCGCTCCATGACGCGGTGGACTACTTCGTGGTGAACGTGAGCAGCCCCAATACGCCCGGCTTGCGCGCGTTGCAGGAGAAAGGGCCCTTGCTGGAGATCCTCCGCGCGTTGAGGGAGAAGAGCATTCGACCTTCAACCAACACCTCCTCAACTCCTCAAGCTTCCAAACCGATCCTGCTCAAGATCGCCCCGGACCTCAGCGATGGCCAATTGGACGATATCGTGGCAGTAGTGAAGGAGAGCGGCATCGCGGGCGTGATCGCCACCAACACCACGATCGAGCGATCAGGGCTTCACGCGACGCAAGTTGAACTGGAGTCCGTTGGCGCAGGAGGCTTGAGCGGAGCACCGGTTCGGGCGCGAAGCACGGAGGTGATCACCTGCTTGCGCGAGCGCCTGCCGAGGCCCACCGTCATCATCGGCGTGGGCGGCATCGATTCATGGGAGGCGGCGATGGAGAAATTGGAGGCGGGCGCCGATCTGGTGCAGGTGTACACCGGCCTGGTGTATGAAGGGCCTTCGCTGGTGAAGCGGATCAATCGATCTTTCGCGGCATGGAAGCGGTGA
- a CDS encoding hydroxymethylglutaryl-CoA lyase — MEAVKLIECPRDAMQGIVPFIPTEVKVRYLNELLKVGFDTIDIGSFVSPKAIPQLADTGEVLSRIDMSGSNSKLLVIVANERGAEEAVKQASVTCLGYPFSISETFQQRNTNTSIEGSWGRIARIAEITRAAGKELVVYISMAFGNPYGDPWNAEVALHWVDRLVNELGVRIIALSDTVGVARPGDISTMFSALIPALPAVEFGAHLHCTPDNWKQKTDAAWDAGCRRFDGAIKGYGGCPMAEDELVGNLQMELFARSLEERGVSTGLNLQQLDRCVAEAARVFP; from the coding sequence ATGGAAGCGGTGAAACTCATCGAATGCCCGCGCGACGCCATGCAAGGCATCGTGCCCTTCATTCCCACGGAGGTGAAGGTGCGCTACCTGAATGAGCTGCTCAAGGTGGGCTTTGATACCATCGACATCGGGAGCTTCGTGAGCCCGAAGGCCATTCCGCAATTGGCCGATACCGGCGAGGTGCTTTCCCGGATCGACATGAGCGGATCGAACAGCAAGCTGCTCGTGATCGTGGCCAACGAGCGCGGCGCGGAGGAGGCGGTGAAACAGGCGAGCGTCACCTGTCTCGGCTACCCGTTCAGCATCAGCGAGACCTTCCAGCAGCGCAACACGAACACGAGCATCGAAGGGAGCTGGGGCCGCATCGCGCGCATCGCGGAGATCACGCGCGCGGCTGGGAAGGAACTGGTGGTGTACATCAGCATGGCCTTCGGGAATCCGTACGGCGATCCGTGGAACGCCGAGGTCGCACTGCACTGGGTCGATCGGCTGGTGAACGAGCTGGGCGTGCGCATCATCGCTCTCAGCGATACCGTTGGCGTGGCGCGGCCCGGTGATATCTCCACGATGTTCTCCGCCCTCATCCCTGCACTGCCGGCCGTGGAGTTCGGCGCGCACCTGCACTGCACGCCGGACAATTGGAAGCAGAAGACCGATGCCGCTTGGGATGCCGGTTGCCGCCGCTTCGATGGCGCCATCAAAGGCTATGGCGGCTGCCCGATGGCCGAGGATGAACTCGTGGGCAACCTGCAGATGGAGCTTTTCGCTCGGAGCCTGGAAGAGCGCGGAGTGAGCACTGGGCTCAACCTCCAGCAGTTGGATCGATGCGTGGCAGAGGCGGCGAGGGTGTTCCCGTGA
- a CDS encoding metallophosphoesterase, producing MSPAALRNFMIFLVVLIAIDLYAYKGVNTALANHSVALRRIFRFLYWVISIGLLGMIVYVGFNFRDPEARRDHSFAFSMVALFLLFFLPKIVMVVFHGLDDLLHLVRWGWDKLTPGPVDAAGEGIDRARFLSQLGLIVSVVPFAGVLYGVTKGRRNFNLARVPVRSSKLPEAFNGLRVVQISDMHLGSYGGDLSVVRKGVDLIMAEGPNLILFTGDLVNDFAEEAEPFIAELARMQAPLGKFSILGNHDYSDYPKWDSPELKAKNLEKLKRIHAEMGFRLLLDEHLPLERDGERIGLLGVQNWGHRFQQYGDLQKTVRGSESFAYRILMSHDPTHWEHQVQGTGIDLTLSGHTHGAQLGVKLGSTTYSPAQWVYKHWAGLYAEGDQQLYVNRGFGFIGFPGRVGMPPEITVLELTRG from the coding sequence ATGTCCCCCGCCGCGCTCCGCAACTTCATGATCTTCCTGGTGGTGCTCATCGCCATCGACCTGTATGCCTACAAAGGTGTGAATACCGCGCTCGCGAATCACAGCGTGGCGTTGCGGCGCATTTTCCGCTTCCTCTACTGGGTCATCAGCATCGGCCTGCTGGGCATGATCGTGTACGTGGGCTTCAACTTCCGCGACCCCGAGGCGCGCCGAGACCACAGCTTCGCGTTCAGCATGGTGGCGCTCTTCCTGCTCTTCTTCCTGCCCAAGATCGTCATGGTGGTCTTCCATGGCCTCGACGACCTGCTGCATCTGGTGCGCTGGGGCTGGGACAAGCTCACGCCCGGGCCCGTGGATGCCGCCGGCGAAGGCATCGACCGCGCTCGCTTCCTGAGCCAACTGGGCCTTATCGTCTCAGTGGTGCCCTTCGCAGGCGTGCTCTACGGCGTCACCAAGGGACGGCGCAACTTCAACCTGGCGCGCGTACCCGTAAGGAGCAGCAAACTGCCCGAGGCCTTCAACGGCCTGCGCGTTGTGCAGATCAGCGACATGCACTTGGGCAGCTACGGCGGCGACCTGAGCGTGGTGCGCAAAGGCGTTGACCTGATCATGGCCGAGGGGCCAAACCTGATCCTCTTCACCGGCGATCTGGTGAACGACTTCGCAGAGGAAGCCGAGCCGTTCATCGCTGAGTTGGCGCGGATGCAGGCGCCGCTCGGCAAGTTCTCCATCCTCGGCAACCACGACTACAGCGATTATCCGAAGTGGGATAGCCCTGAGCTGAAGGCCAAGAACCTCGAGAAGCTCAAGCGCATCCATGCCGAGATGGGCTTCCGGCTGCTGCTCGATGAGCACTTGCCCTTGGAGCGCGATGGCGAGCGCATCGGGCTGCTGGGCGTGCAGAACTGGGGGCACCGCTTCCAGCAGTACGGTGACTTGCAGAAGACGGTGCGCGGCAGCGAGAGCTTCGCCTATCGCATCCTCATGAGCCACGACCCCACGCACTGGGAGCACCAGGTGCAGGGCACGGGCATCGACCTCACGCTGAGCGGCCACACGCATGGCGCGCAACTGGGCGTGAAGCTCGGCAGCACCACCTATAGCCCTGCGCAATGGGTGTACAAGCACTGGGCGGGCCTCTATGCCGAGGGCGATCAGCAGCTCTACGTGAATCGCGGCTTCGGCTTCATCGGCTTCCCTGGTCGCGTGGGCATGCCGCCGGAGATCACGGTGCTTGAGTTGACCCGTGGTTGA
- a CDS encoding glycosyltransferase family 4 protein gives MSRSERPTILVLYTELAPYVLACLNALVERADADVHLVRWPVNQEAPFSLAFHPRITVHERASLTGDAMVDLVARLRPALTITSGWVDKDYLRAAAEAKHLGGVSIIALDTAWRGHWKQWANALVARIRLHRSFTHAWVTGKAQAEYALRLGFKPDGIRTGFYSADTALFVPLGERILAMRNEQWPHRLLCVARYIPTKGHQLLCDAFAELCDSGDAGDWELHFAVTGELHEQVKASPSGMHPRITHLGFKQPEEMRGIVAMAGAFVLPSTYEPWGVVVQEHACAAVPLVLSSAVGASERFLKEGENGFRFIAGDKSSLKTALRMLMLSTDAELRAMGQRSMELGRAWSPAHWARTAHELMGDDQPATPVNLQRSTASS, from the coding sequence GTGAGCCGTAGCGAGCGACCCACCATCCTGGTGCTCTACACCGAGCTGGCGCCATACGTCCTTGCCTGTCTCAATGCGCTGGTGGAGCGAGCCGATGCCGATGTCCATCTGGTGCGCTGGCCGGTGAATCAGGAGGCGCCCTTCTCCCTGGCTTTCCACCCGCGCATCACCGTTCACGAGCGTGCATCGCTCACGGGTGATGCCATGGTGGATCTCGTTGCTCGCCTTCGGCCAGCACTCACCATCACCAGCGGCTGGGTTGACAAGGACTACCTGCGCGCCGCTGCCGAAGCGAAGCATCTGGGTGGCGTTTCCATCATCGCGCTCGATACCGCCTGGCGCGGGCATTGGAAGCAATGGGCCAATGCGCTCGTTGCGCGCATCCGCTTGCATCGGTCGTTCACGCATGCTTGGGTCACGGGCAAGGCCCAGGCGGAGTACGCGCTCCGACTCGGTTTCAAGCCGGACGGGATCCGAACCGGTTTCTATTCCGCTGACACCGCGCTCTTCGTGCCGCTGGGCGAGCGGATCTTGGCCATGCGCAACGAGCAGTGGCCGCATCGGCTGCTCTGCGTGGCGCGCTATATCCCCACCAAGGGCCACCAGTTGCTCTGCGATGCCTTCGCGGAGCTGTGCGATTCAGGGGACGCTGGGGATTGGGAACTGCACTTCGCCGTCACCGGCGAACTGCATGAGCAGGTGAAGGCTTCGCCGTCGGGCATGCATCCGCGCATCACCCACCTCGGCTTCAAGCAGCCGGAGGAGATGCGGGGGATCGTGGCAATGGCCGGCGCCTTCGTATTGCCGAGCACCTATGAGCCCTGGGGCGTGGTGGTGCAGGAGCATGCATGCGCCGCTGTGCCGCTCGTGCTCAGCTCCGCCGTGGGCGCGTCCGAGCGTTTCCTGAAAGAAGGCGAGAACGGCTTCCGGTTCATTGCTGGGGATAAGTCATCGCTGAAGACAGCATTGCGCATGCTCATGCTCAGCACCGATGCTGAATTGCGCGCAATGGGTCAGCGGAGCATGGAACTGGGCCGGGCGTGGAGTCCCGCGCACTGGGCCAGGACGGCGCACGAATTGATGGGGGACGACCAACCCGCAACCCCGGTCAACCTGCAACGCTCAACCGCCTCAAGCTAA